The proteins below are encoded in one region of Nitrospira sp.:
- a CDS encoding glycosyl transferase family 1 — protein sequence MKTILHLSSSSGPGGAERIVCALAASLDKTRYRSLVGLFRPGWLKDECEQRGLPVYVLPSEGFMNWRWMLACYRLVKQERVDLIQAHEFDANVHGTLVAKWAGIPLVATVHGKNRFFDARRRRWAYRFISKSVQMVAVSEDLKNFIVEQTQIPGERIKVIYNGVDEPATFDVADREIFKQGLGIPADHLVVGVVGNLYPVKGHTYLLAAIPEILKRCPNVTFLFAGRGELEVPLKAQARELGIEANVHFLGLRQDVPRLLTIMDLFAMPSLSEGLSIALLEAMAAGKPVVATRVGGNPELVVNGETGLLVPAKDASGLADALVQMLQDAAFRERAAAAAQRHVAQRFTCGAMAGQYTECYDRMVKV from the coding sequence ATGAAGACGATCCTACATCTGTCTAGCAGCAGCGGGCCGGGCGGGGCGGAGCGGATCGTGTGCGCGCTGGCCGCCTCGCTCGACAAGACTCGATATCGATCGCTGGTCGGACTGTTCCGGCCGGGTTGGCTGAAGGATGAATGTGAGCAGCGAGGCCTCCCAGTCTATGTGTTGCCCAGCGAAGGGTTCATGAATTGGCGCTGGATGCTCGCGTGTTACCGATTGGTCAAGCAAGAGCGGGTCGATTTGATCCAAGCCCATGAGTTCGACGCCAATGTCCACGGGACCCTTGTAGCGAAATGGGCGGGCATCCCGCTTGTGGCGACTGTCCACGGGAAAAACCGCTTTTTCGATGCAAGGCGACGGCGATGGGCCTACCGCTTTATCAGCAAATCGGTGCAGATGGTGGCGGTTTCCGAGGACCTTAAGAACTTTATCGTCGAGCAGACGCAGATCCCAGGGGAACGAATCAAAGTTATCTACAACGGCGTCGACGAACCGGCTACATTTGATGTCGCCGATCGAGAGATATTCAAACAGGGCCTTGGCATTCCGGCCGATCACCTGGTCGTTGGTGTCGTCGGTAACCTCTATCCGGTAAAAGGGCACACGTATCTGTTGGCAGCGATCCCCGAGATACTCAAACGTTGCCCGAACGTCACCTTTTTATTTGCCGGTCGAGGAGAATTGGAGGTGCCATTAAAGGCTCAGGCCAGGGAGTTGGGCATTGAGGCCAACGTACACTTCCTGGGTTTACGTCAAGACGTACCGAGACTGCTAACGATCATGGACCTGTTTGCGATGCCGTCCTTGTCCGAGGGATTGTCGATCGCGCTCCTTGAGGCAATGGCAGCAGGAAAGCCGGTCGTGGCGACGCGTGTTGGTGGAAATCCGGAACTGGTCGTCAATGGCGAGACGGGGCTCCTTGTGCCTGCGAAGGATGCTTCTGGTTTAGCCGATGCCCTGGTACAAATGCTCCAAGATGCTGCATTCAGAGAACGAGCGGCGGCAGCGGCCCAGCGGCACGTTGCACAACGATTCACATGTGGCGCAATGGCCGGACAGTATACGGAGTGCTACGATCGAATGGTGAAAGTATAA
- a CDS encoding decaprenyl-phosphate phosphoribosyltransferase, with protein MPSTHMRRTDLAGKAFIGAAREVLLLFSAMRPADWVKNVFVVAPLFFSGQAAVFDKVALTGIVVVAFCAMSSAVYLFNDINDREHDRLHEKKRHRPIASGELSTGLAASAASILAILSIAIVGFSWKVVGVLVCYGVINVAYSLWTKHVVIVDVISIAMGFVLRVFAGGLAIEVTPSSWLILATFLLSLFLGLAKRRHELFLMRTDANSHRPVLEEYSIKLVDELISVVTPVTLLTYILYTLDEKTIHHFRSEHLYVTSLFVVFGIFRYLYLVHRKDLGGSPTDLVVKDIPLVLSILGWISAFLLIVYLS; from the coding sequence ATGCCGTCGACCCACATGAGGCGTACAGATCTAGCTGGCAAAGCGTTCATTGGGGCTGCCAGAGAGGTCTTATTGCTGTTTAGTGCGATGCGCCCCGCTGACTGGGTGAAAAACGTGTTTGTGGTAGCCCCGTTATTTTTTTCCGGTCAGGCAGCCGTTTTCGATAAGGTTGCCCTGACGGGGATTGTGGTGGTGGCATTTTGCGCGATGTCGAGTGCTGTTTATCTGTTTAATGACATCAATGATCGCGAACATGATCGCCTCCACGAGAAGAAGCGGCACCGGCCGATTGCCTCCGGGGAACTAAGTACGGGGCTTGCTGCAAGCGCAGCTTCTATATTGGCAATTCTATCCATCGCCATCGTGGGCTTTTCTTGGAAGGTGGTTGGAGTACTGGTCTGCTATGGGGTTATTAATGTTGCGTACAGTCTATGGACCAAGCACGTTGTCATTGTGGACGTGATCAGTATTGCCATGGGATTCGTCCTGCGGGTTTTCGCGGGAGGGCTCGCAATAGAGGTGACTCCCTCGTCCTGGCTTATACTAGCGACCTTCTTGCTGTCATTGTTCTTGGGGCTGGCGAAGCGACGGCATGAACTTTTCTTGATGAGGACCGACGCGAACAGTCACAGGCCTGTTCTGGAAGAGTATTCCATCAAGTTAGTCGATGAGTTGATCTCGGTCGTTACTCCGGTGACGCTATTAACCTATATCCTATATACACTTGATGAAAAAACTATTCATCACTTTCGCTCAGAGCATCTCTACGTGACAAGCTTGTTCGTCGTGTTTGGCATCTTTCGTTATCTGTACCTAGTCCATCGAAAGGATTTGGGTGGCTCTCCGACGGATTTAGTAGTGAAGGATATTCCGCTGGTCCTGTCCATCTTAGGCTGGATCTCAGCCTTCCTCCTCATCGTCTACCTGTCGTGA
- the xapE gene encoding decaprenyl-phosphate phosphoribosyltransferase, with the protein MKSLTVEKSGSGVWPYVQIARIDHWFKNVFMFLGVIVALFAEPGLFSSSIIPSIMMGLLATCLIASSNYSLNELLDGPRDRLHPEKRHRPVPNGLVRPGLVYVQWAGLAAVGMWLALRVNVPFAATAASFWFMGLVYNVPPIRTKEWPYLDVLSESINNPIRLCLGWFILIDGKVPPLSLVLAYWMIGAFFMAVKRYAEYRHIGDHTTAAAYRSSFAYYTEKRLLLSLFFYAAAATLFGGVFIVRYHVELILLVPLAAGMVTYYLEIGLRPNSPVQHPERLYREGRFMTYLVLCLGTFVLLMFTHIPALHDWFGVDAQVPKLWSIGSNR; encoded by the coding sequence ATGAAATCGTTGACCGTTGAAAAAAGTGGAAGCGGAGTCTGGCCCTACGTTCAGATCGCGCGCATCGACCATTGGTTCAAGAACGTCTTCATGTTCCTGGGCGTTATTGTCGCCCTATTCGCGGAGCCGGGCCTGTTCTCGTCGAGCATCATCCCGTCGATCATGATGGGCCTGTTGGCGACGTGCTTGATTGCCTCGAGCAATTACTCACTGAATGAATTGCTCGATGGCCCGCGGGATCGTCTACACCCGGAAAAGCGTCATCGGCCCGTTCCGAACGGACTCGTCCGCCCAGGGCTCGTCTACGTACAATGGGCAGGGCTGGCGGCGGTGGGCATGTGGCTCGCCCTGCGCGTCAATGTGCCTTTTGCGGCGACCGCGGCGTCCTTCTGGTTCATGGGCTTGGTCTATAACGTGCCTCCGATCAGGACCAAGGAATGGCCTTATCTCGATGTCCTTTCTGAATCCATCAATAATCCCATCCGCTTGTGCCTCGGGTGGTTCATACTGATTGACGGAAAGGTACCGCCGTTATCCCTCGTGCTTGCTTATTGGATGATCGGGGCATTCTTCATGGCGGTGAAACGGTACGCCGAGTATCGGCATATCGGAGATCATACCACCGCTGCCGCCTATCGAAGCTCTTTCGCGTACTATACGGAAAAACGGCTCTTGCTGAGCCTCTTCTTCTACGCGGCCGCAGCCACGTTATTTGGGGGCGTCTTCATCGTACGCTATCACGTCGAACTCATTTTGTTGGTTCCTCTCGCCGCCGGGATGGTGACCTATTATTTGGAGATCGGCCTCCGGCCCAACAGCCCGGTCCAGCATCCGGAGCGCTTATATCGAGAGGGGCGCTTCATGACCTACCTCGTTCTCTGCCTGGGGACCTTCGTGTTGTTGATGTTCACCCACATTCCTGCACTGCATGACTGGTTCGGTGTCGATGCCCAAGTTCCCAAGCTCTGGAGCATCGGCTCGAACCGATAG
- a CDS encoding phosphoserine phosphatase — MTHPPSLVVFDLDHTLTRRDTFLQYLGGFLLKRPGRIWRTWSLPYAVAAFMLGKLDNAELKQRFLRSILGGVSREELQTWTAEFIHQVVHRGMRLDGLSAIEAHKSKGATLILLSASPDIYVGELGKELGFDEVICTLVEWDQDRITGKLSGSNVRGEEKVKLLKEIRRRFPNRRIIAYADNQSDLPMLQLVDHGVLVNGAKHAQKLASQMGIDLVVWH, encoded by the coding sequence GTGACGCACCCGCCGAGCCTCGTTGTCTTCGACCTTGATCATACACTCACTCGCCGCGACACGTTTCTTCAGTACCTCGGGGGATTTCTGCTGAAGCGACCCGGGCGAATCTGGAGAACCTGGTCCCTTCCCTATGCGGTGGCGGCATTTATGCTAGGGAAATTAGACAACGCCGAACTCAAGCAGAGATTCTTACGGAGCATCCTTGGCGGTGTGTCGAGAGAGGAGCTTCAGACTTGGACTGCGGAATTCATACATCAGGTCGTGCATAGAGGTATGCGCCTCGACGGGCTGTCCGCGATCGAAGCACATAAGAGCAAAGGTGCAACCCTCATCTTGCTATCTGCTAGCCCGGATATCTATGTAGGGGAGTTGGGAAAGGAATTGGGATTCGATGAGGTCATTTGCACCCTTGTGGAATGGGATCAGGACCGTATAACCGGCAAGTTATCAGGTTCCAATGTACGTGGAGAAGAAAAGGTAAAGCTGCTCAAGGAAATTCGGCGGCGCTTTCCTAACCGCCGCATCATCGCATATGCCGACAATCAGTCGGATCTGCCGATGCTCCAACTAGTTGATCACGGTGTGTTGGTCAACGGAGCGAAGCATGCTCAGAAGCTGGCGAGCCAGATGGGAATAGATCTTGTTGTGTGGCACTAA
- a CDS encoding glycosyl transferase, whose protein sequence is MGDLWAGAEVQLATLASELVSQPDLDLSAILFNEGRLASELRALKIPVAVFPETELSSVMLLSNMTAYCRTNSFDLLHAHKYKDTVVGAWAAARCGIPKMVRSVHGLGEPFAGLQALKMRVYQGMENAVIRWKVDQLIAVSTQIQGVLESQFGKDLVVQIHNGINIDSMHQGKERAVVRDDLGLKPTDCLVGCIGRLTAVKGQEHLLDAVKQLLPRLENLYVVIIGDGPLMGQLKSQAFQLGIGHRVRFMGHRDDTYDLMRAFDIFVLPSLHEGIPMVILEALALERPVVASRVGGIPEVIADGIQGLLVPAGDATAIARACERFLSDRALAESCGRAGRGRVEHKFSSRVMAEQVAQLYRSLTGPPPTVAMA, encoded by the coding sequence ATGGGGGACCTCTGGGCAGGTGCGGAAGTTCAATTGGCAACGCTGGCGTCGGAATTGGTCTCTCAGCCAGACCTAGATCTGTCTGCAATTCTTTTTAATGAGGGACGGCTGGCCTCTGAGTTGAGAGCTCTCAAAATTCCGGTGGCCGTGTTTCCAGAAACAGAACTGAGCAGCGTGATGCTCCTAAGTAACATGACAGCATATTGCCGTACGAACTCGTTCGATCTTCTTCATGCCCATAAGTATAAAGATACTGTTGTTGGAGCGTGGGCTGCGGCGCGATGTGGCATCCCCAAAATGGTGAGAAGCGTGCACGGTTTGGGGGAGCCCTTTGCAGGCCTTCAGGCCCTCAAAATGCGAGTCTATCAAGGTATGGAGAATGCCGTGATACGGTGGAAAGTTGATCAACTCATCGCCGTCTCGACACAGATTCAAGGTGTCTTGGAAAGCCAGTTCGGTAAGGATCTGGTGGTGCAAATTCACAATGGCATCAATATTGATTCGATGCACCAGGGCAAAGAGCGGGCGGTGGTGCGTGACGATCTTGGTCTCAAGCCGACGGATTGTCTGGTTGGTTGCATAGGTCGCCTCACGGCCGTGAAAGGACAGGAACATCTGTTAGATGCTGTCAAACAGTTGCTGCCCAGGCTAGAAAATTTATACGTTGTTATTATCGGCGATGGTCCGTTAATGGGCCAACTCAAGAGTCAGGCATTCCAGCTTGGCATCGGCCATCGAGTACGGTTTATGGGGCATCGGGACGATACGTACGATTTGATGCGTGCGTTCGATATTTTCGTGCTACCATCCCTCCATGAGGGTATCCCAATGGTTATTCTGGAGGCCTTAGCGCTTGAACGTCCCGTCGTAGCCAGCCGGGTTGGGGGGATTCCTGAGGTGATAGCCGACGGGATTCAAGGGCTTTTGGTGCCCGCCGGGGATGCTACGGCCATAGCCCGAGCATGCGAGCGATTCCTCTCGGACCGCGCATTGGCAGAGTCCTGCGGCCGAGCCGGGCGCGGTAGAGTCGAGCACAAATTTTCCTCGAGAGTCATGGCCGAGCAGGTGGCCCAGCTGTACCGGAGTCTTACGGGACCTCCACCAACGGTCGCAATGGCATAG
- a CDS encoding glycosyl transferase: MAVVFVAYAYAGYPLMLWGLSRFRSRRVERGAIHPPVSFIITAFNEENRIQEKLKNALAQDYPRDRIEIIVASDCSTDGTDDIVRSHATAGVRLARLPHKGGKEAAQKFAVESATGEVLVFSDVATTLPPSGISTIVMNFADPSVGCVSSVDRFVDEDGRVSGEGAYVTYEMTLRRLESAVNSLVGLSGSFFAARREVCLDWAPDLQSDFNTLLNSVKRGLRGVSDPDSVGYYKNLADERKEYDRKVRTVVRGISVFMRSLSLLNPFKYHLFAWQLFSHKLCRWMVPFALIVALVTNILLAWDSDVYRALVVGQVVFYGLAALYRWSGWLPKMAVLRLPSFFVMVNLSILDAWIRYLRGDRILYWDPSKR, encoded by the coding sequence ATGGCCGTGGTGTTCGTGGCCTATGCGTATGCTGGCTATCCCTTGATGCTGTGGGGCTTGAGCCGATTCCGCAGCCGCCGCGTGGAACGCGGGGCCATCCATCCTCCCGTCTCATTCATCATCACGGCGTTCAACGAGGAAAACCGGATTCAAGAAAAATTGAAGAACGCGCTGGCTCAGGACTACCCGCGCGATCGGATAGAAATCATCGTGGCGTCCGATTGTTCGACGGATGGGACCGACGACATCGTCCGGTCCCATGCGACGGCGGGTGTGCGACTGGCACGGTTGCCGCACAAGGGAGGCAAGGAGGCCGCTCAAAAATTTGCGGTGGAATCGGCCACGGGAGAGGTGCTCGTGTTCTCAGACGTGGCGACGACCCTCCCGCCCTCGGGTATCAGCACGATCGTGATGAACTTCGCCGATCCCTCTGTAGGATGCGTCAGTAGCGTGGATCGTTTTGTGGACGAGGATGGGAGGGTGAGCGGTGAAGGCGCCTACGTCACCTACGAAATGACCCTCCGGCGACTGGAATCGGCGGTCAATAGCCTGGTCGGTTTGAGCGGATCGTTTTTTGCCGCACGGCGTGAGGTCTGTCTCGACTGGGCCCCCGACCTGCAAAGCGATTTCAATACCTTGCTGAACAGCGTGAAGCGAGGCTTAAGAGGGGTATCGGACCCGGACAGCGTCGGATATTATAAGAACCTGGCCGACGAACGAAAAGAGTATGATCGCAAGGTTCGGACGGTAGTGCGGGGCATTTCGGTCTTCATGCGAAGCCTGTCCCTGTTGAATCCGTTCAAATATCATCTGTTCGCGTGGCAATTGTTCAGTCACAAGCTCTGTCGGTGGATGGTGCCGTTCGCATTGATCGTGGCCCTTGTGACGAATATCCTCTTGGCCTGGGACTCGGATGTGTACCGGGCGCTGGTGGTTGGTCAGGTGGTATTTTATGGCTTGGCCGCTCTGTACCGGTGGTCCGGATGGCTGCCGAAGATGGCGGTCCTCCGATTACCGTCGTTCTTTGTGATGGTCAATCTGTCGATACTCGACGCATGGATTCGGTATTTGCGTGGCGATCGCATTCTGTACTGGGATCCCTCCAAGCGCTGA
- the asnB gene encoding asparagine synthetase B, which produces MCGIVGAVCRYIGGVDRGLVRQMCRLIRRRGPDDDGFYFGDRVGLGMRRLAIIDVRTGKQPISNEDQTIWVVFNGEIYNYRELREDLVERGHRLETFSDTECLVHLYEEYGDEFAIHLRGMFAFALWDDRQKKLLLGRDRLGIKPFYYWHDETTLYFGSELKCLLAVGQIERRINLRAFADYLTFKYVPGPQSIYEGIQELPPAHVAVWQDGTLRLRRYWNLRPVTAGHRSVDYYAEGLLHHLQEAVRLHMVSEVPLGAFLSGGIDSSAIVALMSEAGQGKVKTFTIGFEDGQGGVDERPFARTIAEQYGTDHSEYLYENPEKQIGEMLPAIIEAFDEPFADSSVIPNFMIAEAARKFVTVALSGTGGDELFAGYERYRGALAAERYRHFPRLLRRGLIDPLIRSLPEIRAAGLWIDRAKRFVEGSDLPLPRRYQRFLAAFDEREKANVLHPDVLDSLRKAGSYSTPLAMDRVEACEDSLGWMLRTDMHTYLPDDELRKTDRLSMWHSLEVRVPFLDHKVVEFAASIPTKYKLSGMTKKFVLLKSLEGRLPASILTRKKQGFSIPLSDWLRGPLRNLLRDALGARTVERQGLLSSRKVSSLLRDHEEGRENHEVKLWTLFTLVLWYDHYFAVERSQK; this is translated from the coding sequence ATGTGCGGTATCGTAGGAGCGGTCTGTCGTTACATAGGGGGTGTCGATCGGGGGTTAGTTAGGCAGATGTGCCGCCTCATCCGTCGACGCGGACCCGACGACGATGGATTCTATTTTGGCGATCGAGTCGGACTCGGCATGAGGCGACTTGCGATCATCGATGTGCGCACTGGTAAGCAGCCCATATCTAATGAAGATCAGACGATTTGGGTTGTGTTCAATGGGGAAATCTACAACTACCGTGAGCTGAGAGAAGATCTGGTCGAGAGAGGACACCGCCTGGAGACATTTTCGGATACGGAATGTCTGGTGCATCTCTACGAAGAGTATGGTGACGAGTTCGCGATCCACTTGCGAGGCATGTTCGCCTTTGCCCTGTGGGATGATAGACAAAAAAAGCTCCTTCTGGGACGAGATCGCCTCGGCATCAAGCCCTTCTATTATTGGCACGACGAGACGACCCTTTATTTTGGAAGTGAATTGAAGTGCCTACTAGCAGTGGGCCAAATCGAACGGCGTATTAATTTGAGGGCTTTCGCGGATTATCTGACATTTAAGTACGTCCCTGGTCCTCAATCCATCTATGAGGGAATTCAAGAACTGCCGCCCGCCCATGTTGCTGTCTGGCAGGATGGCACCCTGCGGCTCAGACGTTACTGGAATCTGAGGCCGGTTACGGCAGGACATCGAAGTGTCGATTACTACGCCGAAGGGTTGCTGCATCATCTTCAGGAAGCCGTCCGACTTCATATGGTCAGTGAAGTCCCGCTCGGAGCATTTCTGAGCGGGGGGATCGATTCGAGTGCGATCGTTGCGTTGATGTCCGAGGCAGGTCAGGGCAAGGTCAAGACATTTACGATTGGTTTCGAGGATGGTCAGGGGGGCGTGGACGAGCGGCCATTCGCGCGGACCATTGCCGAGCAATACGGAACGGATCACTCCGAATACTTGTACGAGAATCCAGAGAAGCAGATCGGAGAAATGTTGCCAGCTATCATCGAAGCCTTCGACGAACCATTTGCCGATTCGTCTGTGATTCCTAACTTCATGATCGCGGAGGCTGCACGAAAATTCGTCACCGTGGCTCTCTCGGGGACGGGAGGCGATGAGCTGTTCGCCGGGTACGAGCGATACCGGGGAGCGTTGGCTGCGGAACGATACCGGCATTTCCCACGTCTGCTTCGGCGTGGATTGATTGATCCGTTAATACGCTCGCTTCCTGAGATACGGGCGGCCGGTCTCTGGATCGATCGAGCCAAGAGGTTTGTCGAAGGGAGTGACCTCCCACTTCCTCGACGGTATCAGCGATTTCTAGCCGCATTCGATGAACGTGAAAAGGCGAACGTGCTCCATCCTGATGTCCTCGACTCTCTCAGAAAGGCGGGAAGCTATTCCACACCCTTGGCGATGGATCGTGTGGAAGCCTGTGAAGATTCGCTCGGGTGGATGCTGAGGACAGATATGCACACCTATTTGCCGGATGATGAACTGCGCAAGACCGACCGGCTGAGCATGTGGCACTCACTCGAAGTCCGTGTACCGTTCTTGGATCACAAAGTCGTCGAATTTGCTGCCTCGATTCCGACGAAGTACAAGCTCAGCGGGATGACGAAGAAGTTTGTGTTGCTCAAGTCACTCGAAGGGCGATTGCCTGCCAGCATATTGACGCGCAAGAAGCAGGGATTCTCAATTCCTCTGAGCGACTGGTTGCGTGGGCCGCTTCGTAATCTGCTTCGCGACGCCCTTGGTGCGCGTACGGTGGAGAGACAGGGGTTGTTAAGCAGTCGAAAGGTCTCGAGCCTCTTGAGGGACCACGAGGAAGGCCGAGAAAATCACGAAGTAAAATTGTGGACATTATTCACCCTGGTACTCTGGTACGATCACTATTTTGCGGTGGAACGAAGCCAAAAGTGA
- a CDS encoding glycosyl transferase: protein MLLLLTALICYQWILAIVALKNRDRKVIGSTNEPFTKFLILMPAHNEEICLQSTLSSLKNANYPTHLVHFVVVADRCTDRTVAIAKAEGIECHERNEGRPGKGPAIAWALERMRTASYDALVILDADTVIDIEVFRMFAAALESGKAIQQGFCYISNPWQSLFTRVIAVTSMMRNGLFYTGKTWMGLPAMLAGTGMCFRRDILDRYGWTSFSVGEDWEFSAMLLLAGEQIFFNPQARIYQLESIGLRQASRQRLRWASGRHEVAGHSAWGLLRQGIWSGKAYLVDAAITLLSPNYSSQTSLAMMFLIGSGLLYGDWLTNAFVIWSAVLVLLLGAYFIMGALLTDAPARALVGVLMIPIFLPWRLVIEVLGFIGFGRTTWFRTTRVTSSTP, encoded by the coding sequence ATGCTTCTCCTGCTTACGGCTTTGATCTGCTATCAGTGGATCCTTGCGATTGTTGCATTGAAAAATCGGGATCGAAAAGTGATCGGCTCAACCAATGAGCCATTCACGAAATTTCTGATTTTGATGCCGGCTCACAATGAAGAGATTTGCTTGCAATCAACCCTCTCTAGTTTGAAAAATGCCAACTATCCAACGCATCTTGTCCACTTTGTTGTAGTAGCGGATCGCTGTACAGACCGGACGGTTGCAATCGCCAAAGCCGAGGGTATTGAATGCCACGAAAGGAACGAGGGACGGCCAGGTAAGGGGCCAGCAATAGCCTGGGCATTAGAACGGATGCGAACGGCGTCCTATGATGCACTCGTTATTCTTGATGCGGACACGGTAATAGATATCGAAGTCTTCCGAATGTTTGCGGCTGCGCTGGAATCAGGTAAAGCAATTCAACAAGGCTTCTGCTACATCTCGAATCCGTGGCAAAGCCTGTTTACTAGAGTGATAGCAGTAACCAGCATGATGCGTAATGGCCTCTTTTATACCGGAAAGACCTGGATGGGATTGCCCGCGATGTTAGCTGGAACAGGAATGTGCTTCCGTAGAGACATCCTTGATCGTTACGGTTGGACCTCATTTTCCGTTGGAGAGGACTGGGAGTTTTCAGCGATGCTGTTGCTAGCAGGCGAACAGATCTTCTTCAATCCTCAGGCACGGATCTATCAACTCGAATCAATTGGGTTGCGACAGGCGTCGCGCCAACGGCTTCGCTGGGCTAGCGGCCGTCACGAAGTTGCCGGGCATAGCGCTTGGGGCCTGTTACGCCAGGGGATTTGGTCAGGCAAAGCATACCTTGTAGACGCTGCGATCACACTACTATCTCCTAATTATTCCAGTCAGACTTCCTTGGCGATGATGTTTCTGATTGGGTCAGGTCTGCTGTATGGAGACTGGCTTACGAATGCATTTGTTATCTGGAGTGCTGTCCTCGTTCTTTTGCTAGGCGCCTATTTCATCATGGGTGCCTTGCTGACCGATGCACCAGCAAGGGCATTGGTTGGTGTCCTCATGATTCCAATTTTTCTGCCCTGGAGGTTGGTCATTGAGGTGTTGGGGTTCATTGGTTTTGGTCGGACTACCTGGTTCCGAACGACTCGTGTGACCTCGTCGACCCCATAA